A window of Catenulispora sp. GP43 contains these coding sequences:
- a CDS encoding ABC transporter permease → MTATEAAPPTGVDAGSLAFTVARDRTARRNIRRLATTPILIALALLGLYLWVHSQTLDSIEQRTLNWSYLSTAISQHLKLTFLAAAITLAIAVPLGILLSRPRARLVAPVFLGLANIGQAFPAIGLLVLLTMKLDVGVKVAMISIVAYSVLPVLRNTIVGLQQIDPAVTEAARGIGMRPGEILRRIELPLAVPVLMAGVRTTLVLAVGVTTLATFVNAGGLGDIIVNGLKLNRFPVQVTGAVLVMCIAFFVDWLARIAEEFTRPRGL, encoded by the coding sequence GTGACCGCCACCGAAGCCGCACCCCCGACCGGGGTCGACGCAGGAAGCCTGGCGTTCACCGTGGCCCGCGACCGGACCGCACGCCGCAACATCAGACGGCTGGCGACAACGCCGATCCTGATAGCCCTCGCGTTGCTCGGCCTGTATCTGTGGGTCCACTCGCAGACTCTGGACTCCATCGAGCAGCGCACCCTGAACTGGTCGTACCTGAGCACCGCGATCAGCCAGCACCTCAAGCTCACTTTCCTGGCCGCGGCCATCACCCTGGCGATCGCCGTACCGCTCGGCATCCTGCTGTCCCGGCCCCGCGCCCGGCTGGTCGCGCCGGTCTTCCTCGGCCTGGCGAACATCGGGCAGGCCTTCCCCGCTATCGGCCTGCTGGTCCTGTTGACGATGAAGCTCGACGTTGGCGTGAAGGTCGCGATGATCTCGATCGTCGCCTACAGCGTGCTGCCGGTCCTGCGCAACACCATCGTCGGCCTGCAGCAGATCGACCCGGCGGTGACCGAGGCGGCCCGCGGCATCGGCATGCGGCCCGGCGAGATCCTGCGCAGGATCGAGCTGCCGCTGGCGGTACCGGTGCTGATGGCCGGCGTGCGCACCACGCTGGTGCTGGCCGTCGGCGTCACCACGCTGGCCACCTTCGTCAACGCCGGGGGGCTGGGCGACATCATCGTCAACGGCCTGAAGCTCAACCGGTTCCCCGTGCAGGTCACCGGCGCCGTGCTGGTGATGTGCATCGCCTTCTTCGTGGACTGGCTCGCGCGCATCGCCGAGGAGTTCACGAGGCCTCGCGGGCTGTAG
- a CDS encoding amino acid permease, with the protein MSQPQNVAPPAQPPFPSGRADAAALAEADSLAALGYRQELRRGVGSFSSFAAGFSFVSILTTVFQLFGLGFGFGGAAFFWTWPLVFAGQMLVALNFAQLAAWWPVSGAIYQWSTRLAGKGFGWFTGWVMIVGQVLTVAVAAVALQAVLPSIWDGFQVVGGRHADPTPTSSTGAQNAVLLGCVLLVVTTVLTIVSVRVMALVTSAGVVVELVGVAALIALLFFLPKRSATVVLHTTGAAPGGSYLFAWLASALMAAYVLVGFDAAGELSEETRAPRRTTPKTIVRAVAVSGLGGGLLILAGLIAAPSLTDGGLASGGLAWVVSERFGPVLGRLLLCTVAVAVFACTLACQTAGSRMVFSMARENALPFSRALAKVSPRTGTPVTASLVVGAGAVAALVVNIGQTALFTALSSLCIAMLYLAYLGVTGPLLWRRLTGWTAQFDGGRDEDGRAIFSLGRFGVACGAVAVLYQATMVVNLLWPRAAVYDTTGHTWWLRWSGVLFIAGATAVGGLYYAATHRRHRAVGGIAIAAVAEAVS; encoded by the coding sequence ATGAGCCAGCCGCAGAACGTTGCGCCACCCGCCCAACCCCCGTTCCCGTCCGGCCGCGCCGACGCGGCCGCCCTTGCTGAGGCCGACAGCCTCGCCGCCCTCGGCTACCGTCAGGAGCTGCGCCGCGGCGTCGGCTCCTTCTCCTCCTTCGCCGCGGGGTTCTCCTTCGTCAGTATCCTGACAACGGTCTTCCAGCTGTTCGGCCTGGGCTTCGGCTTCGGCGGCGCGGCCTTCTTCTGGACCTGGCCGCTGGTCTTCGCCGGCCAGATGCTCGTGGCGCTGAACTTCGCCCAGTTGGCCGCGTGGTGGCCGGTGTCCGGGGCGATCTACCAGTGGTCTACGCGGCTGGCCGGGAAGGGTTTCGGCTGGTTCACCGGGTGGGTGATGATCGTGGGCCAGGTCCTCACTGTCGCGGTGGCGGCGGTCGCCCTGCAGGCGGTGCTGCCGAGCATCTGGGACGGGTTCCAGGTCGTCGGTGGCCGGCACGCCGACCCCACGCCGACGTCGTCGACCGGCGCGCAGAACGCGGTGCTGCTCGGCTGCGTCCTGCTGGTCGTCACGACGGTCCTCACCATCGTGTCGGTGCGTGTCATGGCCCTGGTCACCAGCGCCGGCGTGGTCGTCGAACTGGTCGGCGTGGCGGCGCTCATCGCGCTGTTGTTCTTTCTGCCCAAGCGGTCGGCGACTGTCGTACTGCACACGACCGGAGCAGCCCCAGGCGGCTCCTACCTGTTCGCGTGGCTGGCTTCGGCGCTGATGGCCGCATATGTGCTGGTCGGCTTCGACGCCGCCGGCGAGCTCAGCGAGGAGACCCGGGCACCGCGCCGCACGACGCCGAAGACGATCGTGCGCGCCGTCGCGGTGTCGGGGCTCGGCGGTGGGCTGCTGATCCTGGCCGGGCTGATCGCGGCGCCGAGCCTGACCGACGGGGGCCTGGCCTCCGGCGGGTTGGCCTGGGTGGTCTCCGAGCGGTTCGGGCCGGTGCTGGGACGGTTGCTGTTGTGCACGGTGGCGGTAGCGGTGTTCGCGTGCACGCTGGCCTGCCAGACGGCCGGGTCGCGGATGGTGTTCTCGATGGCGCGGGAGAACGCGCTGCCGTTCTCGCGGGCGCTGGCGAAGGTGTCGCCGCGGACGGGGACGCCGGTCACGGCGAGCCTGGTCGTGGGGGCCGGGGCCGTGGCGGCACTGGTCGTGAACATCGGTCAGACGGCGCTGTTCACGGCGTTGTCGAGTCTGTGCATCGCGATGCTGTATCTCGCGTATCTCGGGGTGACCGGTCCGCTCCTGTGGCGTCGGCTGACGGGGTGGACCGCCCAGTTCGACGGTGGGCGGGACGAGGATGGACGCGCCATCTTCAGCCTGGGCCGGTTCGGCGTCGCCTGCGGGGCGGTGGCCGTGCTCTATCAGGCCACGATGGTGGTCAACCTGTTGTGGCCCCGGGCCGCTGTCTACGACACGACCGGGCATACATGGTGGCTGCGGTGGTCGGGGGTCCTGTTCATCGCCGGGGCTACCGCGGTCGGTGGCCTCTACTACGCGGCGACGCACCGGCGGCACCGCGCGGTCGGCGGGATCGCGATCGCAGCGGTGGCCGAGGCGGTGTCATGA
- a CDS encoding urea amidolyase associated protein UAAP1, which yields MTTRQTDTVAGARSDARSQAVSAAATATKSMPYVPAATSPNIPPDVSPDALTWAETVPPAAYTHRVVARGTRIRLEDPTGDACAHLFLLRTDAPYERLNVADTLKIPWQAYLGPGHPLLSGDGRVLATLAADTSRHHDAFCGTTSDAWNIAKYGDARPEGPTPSGQSLLTLAAAKHGLTLRDLGPTLSLFQGVRVAEDGALRWQGSAGPCTSVDLVAELPLTVLVANVPHPLDPRPGYTVGPLRIHAWRSTPTGPGDESFTASPERTRAYLNTLDDWESRS from the coding sequence ATGACCACCCGCCAGACGGACACCGTCGCCGGCGCCCGCAGCGACGCGCGGTCCCAGGCCGTGTCCGCCGCCGCGACGGCCACGAAGTCCATGCCGTACGTCCCCGCCGCGACGTCTCCCAACATCCCGCCGGACGTGTCACCAGACGCCCTGACCTGGGCTGAGACTGTTCCGCCGGCGGCCTACACCCACCGGGTGGTCGCCCGCGGGACGCGCATCCGCCTGGAGGATCCCACCGGCGATGCCTGCGCCCACCTCTTCCTCCTCCGGACCGACGCGCCGTACGAACGCCTCAACGTCGCCGACACGCTCAAGATCCCCTGGCAGGCCTACCTGGGTCCCGGCCACCCGCTGCTCTCCGGCGACGGCAGGGTTCTGGCCACTCTCGCCGCCGACACCTCCCGGCACCATGACGCCTTCTGCGGCACCACGTCCGACGCGTGGAACATCGCAAAGTACGGCGACGCCCGACCCGAAGGGCCCACGCCGTCCGGACAGTCGCTCCTGACGCTCGCCGCCGCGAAGCACGGCCTGACGCTTCGGGACCTGGGCCCGACGCTCTCCCTCTTCCAGGGCGTCCGTGTCGCTGAGGACGGCGCTTTGAGGTGGCAGGGCTCCGCCGGTCCCTGCACCTCGGTCGACCTGGTCGCCGAACTGCCGCTCACCGTCCTGGTCGCCAACGTCCCGCATCCTTTGGACCCGCGTCCGGGCTATACCGTCGGCCCCCTGCGAATCCACGCATGGCGCAGCACCCCGACCGGTCCCGGGGACGAGTCCTTCACCGCCAGCCCCGAACGCACCCGCGCGTACCTCAACACCCTCGATGACTGGGAGTCCCGCTCGTGA
- a CDS encoding alpha/beta hydrolase, with protein MRAEVYYPRVLVGRHPLIVMSHGSWWACDSEAATSWPCPAGTHPFPSYQGYAYLGKALAAQGFVVVSISADGINMTSFDYGDRARLVNEHLSLWEQLADHDKGPLVGKFYNPVTGRPVAPAFAGHVDMKDVGTMGHSRGGKGVMWQASDKHKSEWPAGVQVQAVLGLAPVKFDDPEGDHSDTLITTLPFAVVTGSCDGAVHEAGQQYLDDLAGQNAVADFSISLQGANHNYYNTNWSPPFEFGEDDSTCPTTELPQNQQHDALVAYASAFYRYELYSDPSGLPILTGRSPVPGVTSTVRVAPPGR; from the coding sequence TTGCGCGCCGAGGTGTACTACCCGCGTGTGCTGGTCGGCCGCCATCCCCTGATCGTGATGTCGCACGGTTCCTGGTGGGCTTGTGACAGCGAGGCCGCGACGAGTTGGCCCTGTCCGGCCGGTACGCACCCGTTTCCGAGCTACCAGGGCTACGCCTACCTCGGCAAAGCCTTGGCAGCACAGGGTTTTGTCGTGGTGTCGATCAGCGCGGACGGCATCAACATGACCTCGTTCGACTACGGTGACCGGGCGCGGCTGGTCAATGAACATCTCTCGCTCTGGGAGCAGCTGGCCGACCACGACAAAGGCCCGCTGGTCGGGAAGTTCTACAACCCGGTGACCGGGCGGCCCGTCGCGCCGGCCTTCGCCGGGCACGTGGACATGAAGGACGTCGGCACGATGGGGCATTCGCGGGGCGGCAAGGGCGTGATGTGGCAGGCGTCCGACAAGCACAAGTCGGAATGGCCGGCCGGGGTGCAGGTGCAGGCGGTGCTCGGTCTGGCACCGGTCAAGTTCGACGACCCCGAAGGCGACCACAGCGATACGCTGATCACCACTCTGCCCTTTGCCGTCGTGACCGGCAGTTGCGATGGTGCCGTGCATGAGGCGGGCCAGCAATATCTGGACGACCTGGCCGGCCAGAACGCAGTCGCCGATTTCTCGATTTCGTTGCAAGGCGCCAACCACAACTACTACAACACGAACTGGTCGCCGCCGTTCGAGTTCGGCGAGGACGACAGCACGTGCCCCACTACCGAACTGCCTCAGAACCAGCAGCACGACGCGCTGGTCGCCTACGCGAGCGCGTTCTACCGCTACGAGCTCTACAGTGACCCGTCCGGCCTGCCGATCCTGACAGGGCGATCGCCGGTGCCGGGAGTCACCTCGACGGTCCGGGTGGCGCCACCCGGGAGGTAA
- a CDS encoding urea amidolyase associated protein UAAP2 — protein sequence MTTLDWSGSLVPGAVVRDDRVAPRAAWSAVVPAGHVLTIVDVGGNQSADCLLFDAADPAERYSAPDTLGWSGDAYVRTGTVLRSNHGNPLMTVVGNEVDRQDTIGGACSKESNTLRYGHHAAADHACRENFLSEGAKWGLGARDLVSNLNWFMNVPVEADGSLGIVDGLSAPGKRVAVRAERDVLVVVSNCPQMNNPCNAFDPTPLRMIVTAVGAAPETAQEDL from the coding sequence GTGACCACCCTCGACTGGTCCGGCTCCCTCGTCCCCGGCGCCGTGGTGCGCGACGACCGGGTCGCGCCGCGCGCCGCGTGGTCGGCGGTCGTGCCGGCCGGGCACGTGCTGACGATCGTCGACGTCGGCGGCAACCAGAGCGCCGACTGCCTGCTGTTTGACGCCGCCGACCCGGCCGAGCGCTATAGCGCCCCGGACACACTGGGCTGGTCGGGCGACGCCTATGTCCGCACCGGCACGGTCCTGCGGTCCAACCACGGCAACCCCCTGATGACCGTCGTCGGCAACGAGGTCGACCGGCAGGACACGATCGGCGGGGCCTGCTCGAAGGAGTCCAACACCCTGCGCTACGGCCATCACGCGGCCGCCGACCACGCCTGTCGGGAGAACTTCCTGTCCGAGGGCGCCAAGTGGGGACTGGGAGCGCGGGACCTGGTCTCCAACCTGAACTGGTTCATGAACGTGCCGGTCGAGGCGGACGGGTCACTGGGGATCGTCGACGGCCTGAGTGCGCCGGGGAAGCGTGTGGCGGTTCGGGCCGAGCGGGACGTGCTGGTCGTGGTGTCCAACTGCCCGCAGATGAACAACCCCTGCAACGCCTTCGACCCTACTCCGTTACGCATGATCGTCACCGCCGTCGGGGCCGCCCCCGAGACGGCTCAGGAGGACCTGTGA
- a CDS encoding glycine betaine ABC transporter substrate-binding protein produces the protein MRSRILLCGISTAALLAATTACSSSKSAGGSSGSMGDELKGASFTVSSKDFTESILLGKITEYLLQAHGASFTDKTDIKGSVNTRDALTAGQVDMYWEYTGTAWITYLKNTKPIADPNAQFQAVKSADAANGIAWLNPAPMNDTYALATRAGEADKLGVHSLSDLAKLSPSDATYCIESEFSTRDDGFPGMTKAYGLTAGKDQIKMLDTGVIYTETAKGGTCNFGEVFATDGRISALKLTVLKDDKNFFPNYNASLTLKQSLLTKYPAIATIVDPVAAKLDDAAMTELNAEVDAQGLPADQVAKDWLKQNGFIK, from the coding sequence ATGCGTTCCCGCATTCTCTTGTGCGGCATATCCACCGCAGCGTTGCTGGCCGCCACGACCGCCTGCAGCAGTTCCAAGTCCGCCGGCGGTAGTTCCGGCTCCATGGGCGACGAGCTCAAAGGCGCCTCGTTCACCGTCTCCAGCAAGGACTTCACCGAAAGCATCCTGCTCGGCAAGATCACCGAGTACCTGCTGCAGGCACACGGCGCCAGTTTCACCGACAAGACCGACATCAAGGGCTCGGTCAACACCCGCGACGCCTTGACCGCCGGCCAGGTCGACATGTACTGGGAGTACACGGGCACGGCCTGGATCACCTACCTGAAGAACACCAAGCCGATCGCCGACCCCAACGCGCAGTTCCAGGCGGTGAAGTCCGCCGACGCCGCCAACGGCATCGCCTGGCTGAACCCGGCCCCGATGAACGACACCTACGCCCTGGCCACCCGGGCCGGCGAAGCCGACAAGCTCGGCGTGCACTCCCTGTCCGATCTGGCCAAGCTCTCGCCCTCGGACGCGACGTACTGCATCGAGTCCGAGTTCTCCACCCGCGACGACGGCTTCCCCGGCATGACCAAGGCCTACGGCCTGACCGCCGGCAAGGACCAGATCAAGATGCTGGACACCGGCGTCATCTACACCGAGACCGCCAAGGGCGGTACCTGCAACTTCGGCGAGGTGTTCGCCACCGACGGCCGAATCAGCGCCCTGAAGCTCACCGTCCTGAAGGACGACAAGAACTTCTTCCCCAACTACAACGCGTCTTTGACCCTGAAGCAGTCGCTGCTCACCAAGTACCCGGCCATCGCCACCATCGTGGACCCGGTGGCCGCCAAGCTCGACGACGCCGCCATGACCGAGCTGAACGCCGAGGTCGACGCCCAAGGCCTGCCCGCCGACCAGGTCGCCAAGGACTGGCTCAAGCAGAACGGATTCATCAAGTAA
- a CDS encoding IclR family transcriptional regulator, with the protein MPPISEVKESGFVRDLDILEALSEAIARTGEGLRLTDIATVTGREKSQLSRALSRLEKAGLVARDDTSRRFGLGWRLFHFAAMTAEARLTSRAQPAMRELVASLGETVHLCVLRGVACVTVHSEIPRHGFRGLAWVGVEAPAHTLTAGRVLLAELGEDSLRALYPDETLPDVPPTGHIRTRTELLAECTRIRTRGYATVDEEFEPGLVGASSAVYDFRGLAVASLNVAAPKSRLNGRLDALGQRLAGVARRLSGDLGWRA; encoded by the coding sequence ATGCCGCCGATATCAGAGGTCAAAGAGTCCGGTTTTGTCCGGGATCTCGACATCCTGGAGGCCCTCTCCGAGGCGATCGCCCGGACCGGCGAGGGCCTGCGCCTGACCGACATAGCCACGGTCACCGGCCGCGAGAAGAGCCAGCTCTCCCGCGCTTTGTCCAGATTGGAGAAGGCCGGCCTGGTCGCCCGCGACGACACCTCCCGCCGCTTCGGCCTGGGCTGGCGCCTGTTCCACTTCGCGGCGATGACCGCCGAGGCCCGGCTCACCAGCCGCGCCCAACCGGCGATGCGCGAGCTGGTCGCCTCCCTGGGGGAGACGGTTCACCTGTGCGTCCTGCGCGGCGTGGCCTGCGTGACGGTCCACTCCGAGATCCCACGCCACGGCTTCCGCGGCCTGGCCTGGGTCGGTGTCGAGGCCCCGGCCCACACCCTGACCGCCGGCCGGGTGCTGCTGGCGGAGCTCGGCGAGGACTCGCTGCGCGCGCTGTACCCGGACGAGACCCTGCCGGACGTCCCGCCCACCGGGCACATCAGGACCCGCACGGAGCTCCTCGCCGAGTGCACACGTATCAGGACACGCGGGTACGCCACCGTGGACGAGGAATTCGAACCCGGCCTGGTCGGCGCCTCTTCAGCGGTGTACGACTTCCGCGGCCTCGCCGTAGCCTCACTGAACGTGGCCGCACCGAAGAGCCGGCTCAACGGCCGCCTGGACGCACTGGGGCAACGGCTCGCGGGGGTGGCGCGGCGGCTGTCGGGGGATTTGGGGTGGCGGGCTTAG
- a CDS encoding ABC transporter permease — protein MPSPSLSDYLRVQWPYIRPLFWEQIQLVLLTMVIAALIGVTVGALVWDRPRLSGPVTALAGALLTIPSLALLTLLQPETGLGWTTTVIALIIYAQLPIIRNTVAGLRNVDPAVTQAAAGIGMGPVRRMVRVQLPLAWPVILAGLRVATMLVFGISAIAAYVSGPGLGNLVFTGLSRLGSVNATNQAVVGAFGIAILALAFDGLYLVLRRVTVSRGIRV, from the coding sequence GTGCCGAGCCCATCGCTGTCGGACTACCTGAGGGTCCAGTGGCCGTACATCCGGCCCCTGTTCTGGGAGCAGATACAGCTGGTCCTGTTGACGATGGTCATCGCCGCCCTGATAGGCGTCACGGTCGGTGCCCTGGTCTGGGACCGCCCACGGCTTTCCGGGCCGGTGACGGCGCTGGCCGGTGCGCTGCTGACCATCCCCTCGCTGGCGCTGCTGACTCTGCTGCAGCCCGAGACGGGCCTGGGGTGGACCACCACCGTCATCGCGCTCATCATCTACGCGCAGCTGCCGATCATCCGCAACACCGTCGCCGGATTGCGCAACGTGGACCCGGCGGTGACACAGGCCGCCGCCGGCATCGGGATGGGCCCGGTGCGCAGGATGGTGCGGGTCCAGCTGCCGCTGGCCTGGCCGGTGATCCTGGCCGGCCTGCGAGTGGCGACCATGCTGGTCTTCGGCATCTCGGCGATCGCCGCCTACGTCTCCGGCCCGGGCCTGGGCAACCTGGTCTTCACCGGCCTGTCCCGACTGGGCTCGGTCAACGCCACCAACCAGGCCGTCGTCGGCGCGTTCGGCATCGCCATCCTCGCTTTGGCGTTCGACGGCCTGTACCTCGTGCTCCGCCGTGTCACCGTCTCCAGGGGGATCCGTGTCTGA
- the fae gene encoding formaldehyde-activating enzyme, which translates to MRAEGELQIGESFVGTGVDAAHINTVLGPRSGPAGTAWATALATPSAGHVPFMAVLAPGVAVQPPTLFVTKAAIENDQHGNLTWGAAQAGVAGGVADAVAAGHVAADALGELVLIAAVWVNPGAEDEQAVYENNRLATATALANGAAGRPGLDEVMKHRTAPSNPFFSGAAMPDKSEVSTT; encoded by the coding sequence ATGCGAGCAGAAGGCGAGCTCCAGATCGGCGAGTCGTTCGTGGGAACGGGCGTCGACGCCGCGCACATCAACACCGTCCTGGGCCCGCGCTCCGGCCCGGCGGGCACCGCCTGGGCCACCGCGCTGGCCACCCCCAGCGCAGGGCACGTGCCGTTCATGGCCGTGCTGGCGCCGGGGGTGGCCGTGCAGCCGCCGACGCTGTTCGTGACCAAGGCGGCCATCGAGAACGACCAGCACGGGAACCTCACCTGGGGCGCCGCGCAGGCCGGGGTGGCCGGCGGCGTCGCCGACGCGGTGGCGGCCGGGCATGTGGCCGCCGACGCCCTCGGCGAGCTGGTCCTGATCGCCGCGGTCTGGGTCAACCCCGGTGCCGAGGACGAGCAGGCCGTGTACGAGAACAACCGGCTGGCGACCGCCACGGCGCTGGCCAACGGGGCGGCGGGCCGGCCGGGGCTCGACGAGGTCATGAAGCATCGCACCGCGCCGTCCAACCCCTTCTTCTCCGGCGCGGCAATGCCCGATAAGAGCGAAGTGAGCACCACGTGA
- a CDS encoding ABC transporter ATP-binding protein: protein MSENYDNPQALGIELEHLTKVYPGQPAPAVADVSMDIPAGELVAFVGPSGCGKTTTMKLINRLIEPTSGAIRLGGEDVTHSDPVKLRRRIGYVIQSIGLFPHMTIADNVAAVPKMLGWPKKRIADRSEELLTLVGLEPAKYMSRYPRQLSGGQQQRVGVARALAADPPVLLMDEPFGATDPITRLRLQREFKDLQRSLGKTVIFVTHDFEEALLLGDRIAVLADQSRVVQYDRPLALLTNPADEHVRQFVGSTAHVRLLALLPAANAIDPAVATEKQDPVIAADATLREVTEQLLGGAQAVRIVDAEGNALGAADFASVRKAIATARLAETQATEMAHVGVEP, encoded by the coding sequence GTGTCTGAGAACTACGACAACCCGCAGGCGCTCGGCATCGAGCTGGAGCACCTGACCAAGGTCTACCCGGGCCAGCCGGCCCCGGCCGTGGCCGACGTCTCGATGGACATCCCGGCCGGGGAACTGGTCGCGTTCGTAGGTCCGTCCGGCTGCGGCAAGACCACCACCATGAAGCTGATCAACCGGCTGATCGAGCCGACGTCCGGGGCGATCCGGCTCGGCGGCGAGGACGTCACCCACTCCGACCCGGTGAAACTGCGCCGACGCATCGGCTACGTGATCCAGTCGATCGGGCTGTTCCCGCATATGACGATCGCCGACAACGTCGCCGCGGTCCCGAAGATGCTCGGCTGGCCGAAGAAGCGGATCGCCGATCGCTCCGAGGAACTGTTGACGCTGGTCGGTCTGGAGCCGGCGAAGTACATGTCGCGGTACCCGCGGCAGTTGTCCGGAGGGCAGCAGCAGCGGGTCGGTGTGGCACGCGCCTTGGCAGCCGATCCGCCGGTGCTCTTGATGGACGAGCCGTTCGGTGCCACGGACCCGATCACCCGGCTGCGTCTGCAGCGAGAGTTCAAGGACCTGCAGCGGTCGCTGGGCAAGACAGTCATCTTCGTCACCCACGACTTCGAGGAAGCGCTGCTGCTCGGCGACCGGATCGCGGTGCTGGCCGATCAGTCGCGGGTGGTGCAGTACGACCGACCGCTGGCGCTGCTGACCAACCCGGCCGACGAGCACGTGCGGCAGTTCGTCGGCAGCACGGCACACGTGCGGCTGTTGGCACTGCTTCCGGCCGCGAACGCCATCGACCCAGCGGTTGCCACAGAAAAGCAGGATCCTGTGATCGCCGCCGATGCGACGCTGCGCGAGGTCACCGAACAGCTGCTGGGCGGCGCGCAGGCGGTACGAATAGTGGACGCGGAAGGCAACGCCCTCGGCGCCGCCGACTTCGCCAGCGTCCGCAAGGCGATCGCGACCGCGCGACTGGCAGAGACACAGGCTACTGAGATGGCGCACGTGGGGGTCGAACCGTGA